Proteins co-encoded in one Methylobacterium sp. WL1 genomic window:
- a CDS encoding ABC transporter permease — translation MPETARGHFVDPAPFEPQAVGENPAGGASAWRLIVRKFLRHRIAVASALILLALYATVPFVEMLAPYGQARRNGDFLHAPPQGVHLFHDGRYVGPFVYPYRAHLDLDTFRRDYVVDASQPQPLRVLCRGDGYAWLGLIATDIHVVCPPEAGTLFLLGTDRLGRDLFSRMIYGARISLTIGLVGVAISFTLGMLFGGIAGYFGGVVDAGVQRLIEVVRSLPELPLWLALSAALPPNWSPLLVFFGITVILGLLDWPGLARAVRGKLLALREEDFVQAAELMGASPARVIGRHLIPNFMSHLIASATLSIPTMILGETALSFLGLGLRPPVTSWGVLLNEAQNLAAVQLYPWLLLPVLPVLVTVLAFNFMGDGLRDAADPYH, via the coding sequence ATGCCAGAGACGGCCCGAGGCCACTTCGTCGATCCGGCGCCTTTCGAGCCACAGGCGGTGGGCGAGAACCCCGCCGGCGGCGCTTCGGCCTGGCGGCTGATCGTCCGGAAGTTCCTGCGCCACCGGATCGCCGTGGCCTCGGCGCTGATCCTGCTGGCGCTCTACGCGACGGTGCCGTTCGTGGAGATGCTGGCGCCCTACGGCCAGGCCCGGCGCAACGGCGACTTCCTGCACGCACCGCCGCAGGGCGTGCACCTGTTCCACGACGGCCGATACGTCGGGCCGTTCGTCTATCCCTACCGGGCGCATCTGGACCTCGACACGTTCCGGCGGGACTACGTGGTGGATGCGTCCCAGCCGCAGCCCCTGCGCGTCCTCTGCCGGGGCGATGGCTATGCCTGGCTCGGGCTGATCGCCACCGACATCCACGTCGTCTGCCCGCCGGAGGCCGGTACCCTGTTCCTGCTCGGCACCGACCGGCTCGGGCGCGACCTGTTCTCCCGCATGATCTACGGGGCGCGGATCTCGCTCACGATCGGGCTTGTGGGCGTTGCGATCTCCTTCACGCTCGGCATGCTGTTCGGCGGGATCGCGGGCTATTTCGGCGGGGTGGTCGATGCCGGGGTGCAGCGCCTGATCGAGGTGGTGCGCTCGCTGCCCGAGCTGCCGCTCTGGCTCGCCCTGTCGGCGGCGCTGCCGCCCAACTGGAGCCCGCTGCTCGTCTTCTTCGGCATCACCGTAATCCTCGGCTTGCTCGACTGGCCGGGCCTCGCCCGGGCGGTGCGCGGCAAGCTGCTGGCCCTGCGCGAGGAGGATTTCGTCCAGGCCGCGGAGCTGATGGGCGCCTCGCCGGCCCGGGTGATCGGCCGCCACCTGATCCCGAACTTCATGAGCCACCTGATCGCCTCGGCGACCCTGTCGATCCCGACCATGATCCTGGGTGAGACCGCCCTCTCCTTCCTGGGCCTGGGCCTGCGCCCGCCGGTGACGAGCTGGGGCGTGCTGCTCAACGAGGCGCAGAATCTGGCGGCGGTGCAGCTCTATCCCTGGCTGCTGCTGCCGGTCCTGCCGGTGCTGGTGACGGTGCTGGCCTTCAACTTCATGGGCGACGGGCTGCGGGATGCGGCCGATCCGTATCATTGA
- a CDS encoding ABC transporter permease gives MIIQILRRIVTMAVTLLVISALVFLIIKLPPGDYLTNRIMELRATGEAGSVAKAELLIRQYGLDRPVWEQYLMWIGLMPGPVGFSGLLQGDWGWSFEYDKPVADVVGDALWLTLLINLTAVVFVHVVAIPAAIYSATHRHTVGDAVVTLLGYVGLAVPGFLLALILLFYANRWFGLSIGGLYDSALTNQPWDWPKIRSLLAHLVVPTLVIGLGGTAAMIRRMRANLLDELAKPYTVTARAKGLPPMRALLKYPFRMSLNPFVADIGNLLPHLVSGSVLVSLVLSLPTVGPLLLDALRSQDQFMAGFILMFVAGLTLVGMLISDLILVWLDPRIRMGAR, from the coding sequence GTGATCATCCAGATCCTCCGCCGCATCGTCACCATGGCGGTGACGCTGCTCGTCATCTCCGCCTTGGTGTTCCTCATCATCAAGCTGCCGCCGGGCGACTACCTGACCAACCGGATCATGGAGCTGCGCGCCACCGGCGAAGCGGGCTCCGTGGCCAAGGCCGAGTTGCTGATCCGCCAATACGGGCTCGATCGGCCGGTCTGGGAGCAATACCTGATGTGGATCGGCCTGATGCCGGGACCGGTCGGGTTCTCGGGGCTGCTCCAGGGTGATTGGGGCTGGTCGTTCGAGTACGACAAGCCGGTGGCGGACGTGGTCGGCGACGCTCTGTGGCTGACCCTGCTGATCAACCTGACCGCGGTGGTCTTCGTTCACGTGGTCGCGATCCCGGCGGCGATCTATTCCGCCACCCACCGGCACACAGTCGGGGACGCGGTGGTGACGCTGCTCGGCTATGTCGGGCTCGCCGTGCCGGGGTTCCTGCTGGCGCTGATCCTGCTGTTCTACGCCAACCGCTGGTTCGGCCTGTCGATCGGCGGCCTTTACGATTCGGCGCTGACCAACCAGCCCTGGGACTGGCCCAAGATCCGCTCGCTGCTGGCGCATCTGGTGGTGCCGACCCTGGTGATCGGGCTGGGCGGCACCGCCGCGATGATCCGCCGGATGCGGGCGAACCTGCTGGACGAGCTGGCCAAGCCCTACACGGTTACCGCCCGGGCCAAGGGCCTGCCGCCGATGCGGGCGCTGCTGAAATATCCGTTCCGGATGTCGCTCAACCCGTTCGTGGCCGATATCGGCAACCTGCTGCCGCACCTCGTCTCGGGCTCGGTGCTGGTCTCGCTGGTGCTGAGCCTGCCGACGGTCGGGCCGCTCCTCCTCGACGCGCTCCGCAGCCAGGACCAGTTCATGGCCGGGTTCATCCTGATGTTCGTCGCCGGACTCACGCTGGTCGGCATGCTGATTTCCGACCTGATCCTGGTCTGGCTCGATCCGCGCATCCGCATGGGCGCGCGGTGA